One window of Halopelagius longus genomic DNA carries:
- a CDS encoding glycoside hydrolase family 15 protein, translating to MQLRDALNDYKRHRDHETRFPGECRTTTGRFSGLDGRLVHVDEDGRLRDFSYPLVGLTGVVRSRVGVRPAGAADSETTWFDAEGGDQRYHGDTALVVTTHETPHGVVSQYDLTLGDVHVTHVDASEADGELDVAACVGFGPDGRDTQIGQLRHGDAVEVYHAEEHDYLASATGFETLRGEAFGGFDGLAGDAPDPYPRPVSEDRYEDGQLSGDVVGVLPAPDGSATFATLLTDRSERPRADALDAVRTAAAEYADVSALERAAEAQVGDVSGPYADAVAADLRVLSLLSGPRGLRAAGPDFDPYYVYSGGYGYTWFRDDSEISLFLLESDRRFGLGLSEWHEKSARSYRETQLDDGSWPHRVWPFDGSLAPGWANGRLEAGDDVEYQADQTGSVVSFLASYLAETDGEEAEAVRETLERAFDGMDDTLADDGRPATCQNAWEDASGRFAHTAATFLEAYSALAAADIEGLSERALARAEDVYRAIDDLWVPERGIYALREYGPDADRAGELDERCDSAALALSSAHRTYAEVGEVDERRLDRLVSHVETVTEELYRDPAESDVAGLIRYEGDGWRTRTQDDEKIWTVSTAWGAHAAASLSAHLSDRGDDRAESLAATASELLGHVLPGGSLCLANGYLPEQVFDEGTPDSATPLGWPHALRLATVALMDEYEMIDAGSAATERLPPRRSANVGTPDADD from the coding sequence ATGCAACTTCGAGACGCGCTGAACGACTACAAGCGTCACCGGGACCACGAGACCCGGTTTCCGGGCGAGTGCCGGACGACGACCGGTCGCTTCTCCGGACTGGACGGTCGGTTGGTCCACGTCGACGAAGACGGGCGATTACGCGACTTCAGCTACCCCCTCGTCGGACTGACCGGCGTCGTCCGGTCCAGAGTGGGCGTCCGGCCCGCGGGCGCGGCGGACTCCGAGACGACGTGGTTCGACGCCGAGGGGGGCGACCAGCGCTACCACGGGGACACCGCGCTCGTCGTGACGACGCACGAGACGCCGCACGGCGTCGTCTCGCAGTACGACCTGACGCTGGGCGACGTGCACGTGACGCACGTGGACGCCTCGGAGGCCGACGGCGAACTCGACGTGGCGGCGTGCGTCGGCTTCGGCCCCGACGGCCGCGACACGCAGATCGGTCAACTGCGCCACGGCGACGCCGTCGAGGTGTACCACGCCGAGGAGCACGACTACCTCGCCAGCGCGACGGGGTTCGAGACGCTCCGCGGCGAGGCGTTCGGCGGGTTCGACGGACTCGCGGGCGACGCCCCCGACCCGTACCCGCGTCCCGTCTCCGAGGACCGGTACGAGGACGGCCAACTGAGCGGCGACGTGGTGGGCGTCCTCCCCGCGCCCGACGGGTCGGCGACGTTCGCGACGCTCCTGACCGACCGCTCCGAGCGCCCCCGGGCGGACGCCCTCGACGCCGTGCGGACGGCCGCAGCGGAGTACGCCGACGTATCGGCGCTGGAACGCGCCGCCGAGGCGCAGGTGGGAGACGTCTCGGGACCGTACGCCGATGCCGTCGCCGCCGACCTGCGCGTCCTCTCTCTCCTCTCGGGACCGCGCGGCCTCCGCGCCGCCGGTCCGGATTTCGACCCCTACTACGTCTACTCCGGCGGGTACGGCTACACGTGGTTCCGCGACGACTCGGAGATATCGCTGTTCCTGCTGGAGTCGGACCGGCGGTTCGGGCTCGGACTCTCGGAGTGGCACGAGAAGAGCGCGCGGTCGTACCGCGAGACCCAACTGGACGACGGGTCGTGGCCCCACCGCGTCTGGCCGTTCGACGGGTCGTTAGCCCCCGGATGGGCGAACGGCCGACTCGAAGCGGGCGACGACGTGGAGTACCAAGCCGACCAGACCGGGAGCGTCGTCTCCTTCCTCGCGTCGTACCTCGCGGAGACCGACGGCGAGGAGGCCGAGGCGGTTCGAGAGACGCTCGAACGCGCGTTCGACGGGATGGACGACACGCTGGCCGACGACGGCCGCCCCGCGACGTGCCAGAACGCCTGGGAGGACGCGTCGGGGCGGTTCGCCCACACGGCGGCGACGTTCCTCGAAGCCTACTCGGCGCTCGCGGCGGCCGATATCGAGGGGCTCTCGGAGCGAGCGCTCGCCCGCGCCGAGGACGTCTACCGCGCCATCGACGACCTGTGGGTGCCGGAACGCGGCATCTACGCCCTCCGGGAGTACGGCCCCGACGCCGACCGGGCGGGCGAACTCGACGAACGCTGCGACTCGGCGGCGCTTGCGCTTTCGAGCGCGCACCGCACGTACGCCGAGGTGGGCGAGGTGGACGAACGGCGACTCGACCGCCTCGTCTCCCACGTCGAAACGGTCACCGAGGAACTGTACCGCGACCCCGCAGAGAGCGACGTGGCGGGACTGATCCGCTACGAGGGCGACGGCTGGCGGACGCGAACGCAGGACGACGAGAAGATTTGGACCGTCTCGACGGCGTGGGGCGCACACGCCGCCGCGAGCCTGAGCGCGCACCTCTCGGACCGCGGCGACGACCGGGCGGAGTCGCTGGCGGCGACGGCGAGCGAACTCCTCGGGCACGTCCTCCCCGGCGGGTCGCTCTGTCTGGCGAACGGCTACCTCCCCGAACAGGTGTTCGACGAGGGGACGCCCGATAGCGCGACGCCGTTGGGGTGGCCCCACGCCCTCCGACTCGCGACGGTGGCGCTGATGGACGAGTACGAGATGATAGATGCGGGATCGGCGGCGACGGAGCGTCTGCCGCCTCGGCGGAGCGCGAACGTCGGAACGCCCGACGCCGACGACTGA
- a CDS encoding ABC transporter ATP-binding protein has translation MATVTLDNLRKEFDNGRIVAVDDVSLDVEDGEFVTVVGPSGCGKSTTLRMLAGLESPTSGTIEIDGEDVTDVHARRRDVAMVFQNYALYPHKTVRQNMAFGLRMSTDLSKDEREERVRETAEMMDIEELLDDRPDELSGGQKQRVALGRAIVREPDVFLFDEPLSNLDAKLRTTMRTEIQRLQNELGITAIYVTHDQEEAMTMGDRIAILNDGVLQQTGAPKEVYRNPRNEFVGGFVGSPSMNFLDVAVAGDGGRVALTNDDGFEYELTGEAARAVSETGVTEARLGIRPENVTVTDGEDGLLATVEVVEPVGSDNYLHLDLGPDFIARVDSHVEPSNGDAIRVTFDQRDVTLFDAASGESLLWEEPTERKKATA, from the coding sequence ATGGCAACCGTAACGCTCGATAATCTCAGAAAGGAGTTCGACAACGGGCGCATCGTCGCGGTGGACGACGTGTCGCTCGACGTCGAGGACGGAGAGTTCGTCACCGTGGTCGGTCCCTCGGGGTGCGGGAAATCGACCACGCTCCGGATGCTGGCGGGACTGGAATCGCCCACGTCGGGGACCATCGAAATCGACGGCGAGGACGTGACCGACGTGCACGCCCGCCGGCGCGACGTGGCGATGGTGTTTCAGAACTACGCGCTGTACCCGCACAAGACCGTCCGGCAGAACATGGCGTTCGGTCTGCGGATGAGCACCGACCTCTCGAAGGACGAACGCGAGGAGCGAGTCCGCGAGACGGCCGAGATGATGGACATCGAGGAACTGCTGGACGACCGACCAGACGAACTGTCCGGCGGGCAGAAACAGCGAGTCGCCCTCGGGCGCGCCATCGTGCGCGAACCCGACGTGTTCCTGTTCGACGAACCGCTCTCGAACCTCGACGCGAAACTCCGGACGACGATGCGGACGGAGATTCAGCGCCTCCAGAACGAACTCGGCATCACCGCCATCTACGTCACGCACGACCAAGAGGAGGCGATGACGATGGGCGACCGCATCGCCATCCTCAACGACGGCGTCCTCCAGCAGACGGGCGCGCCGAAGGAGGTGTACCGCAACCCGCGCAACGAGTTCGTCGGCGGGTTCGTCGGGTCGCCGTCGATGAACTTCCTCGACGTGGCCGTTGCGGGCGACGGCGGACGCGTCGCCCTCACGAACGACGACGGCTTCGAGTACGAACTGACGGGCGAGGCGGCCCGCGCCGTCTCGGAGACGGGCGTGACCGAGGCGCGCCTCGGAATCCGCCCGGAGAACGTCACCGTCACCGACGGCGAGGACGGCCTCCTCGCCACCGTCGAGGTGGTCGAACCCGTCGGGAGCGACAACTACCTCCACTTGGACCTCGGTCCCGACTTCATCGCCCGCGTGGACTCGCACGTCGAACCGTCGAACGGCGACGCGATTCGCGTGACGTTCGACCAACGCGACGTCACCCTGTTCGACGCGGCGTCGGGCGAGTCGCTCCTCTGGGAGGAACCGACCGAACGGAAGAAAGCGACGGCGTAA
- a CDS encoding sugar ABC transporter substrate-binding protein yields MTMERRTLLKRLGTAGVAAALAGCVGVQSQGDQTAQSGGESSAEGGTDDASAGTAKAWYRLSDTELPAREAALKQFNEQSEHTIKGADISDMRKKTTSAIPAGQGPETFEWAHDLAGDYLNRGFIVGQGDELSLSLDEFTDAAAEAAQYDGNVVGLPHTAETVALLYNKEYVDEAPETVADMKAVMEEHHDPSNNQYGLGMPFADPYFLSAWAHAFGGYYFDHSKDEPLGVAKSETVEGVQFAVDNFVPYMPNDPTYEPQASAFAEGNAAFAINGPWYLSTLNEKGVDYGIAKLPTPEGGEPRPYTGITLWYFSKKMGEGGASAAAAREFIEWYVTNEDLLRKRAEETGSIPVLTSLAESGDLPENVQGFAEAVQQGYPMPAHPKMNKVWDPVKAALTKGFNGKDVQKAMDAAATEIRGNWE; encoded by the coding sequence ATGACCATGGAACGCAGAACGCTGCTGAAGCGTCTCGGAACCGCGGGCGTCGCCGCGGCGCTCGCGGGGTGCGTGGGCGTCCAGAGCCAAGGAGACCAGACGGCGCAGTCGGGCGGCGAGTCGTCCGCCGAGGGTGGGACGGACGACGCCTCCGCCGGAACCGCGAAAGCGTGGTACAGGCTCTCCGATACGGAGCTTCCCGCTCGGGAGGCCGCGCTAAAGCAATTCAACGAGCAGTCCGAGCACACGATAAAGGGCGCGGACATCTCGGACATGCGCAAGAAGACGACGAGCGCGATTCCCGCCGGACAGGGACCGGAGACGTTCGAGTGGGCGCACGACTTGGCGGGAGACTACCTCAACCGCGGCTTCATCGTCGGCCAAGGGGACGAACTGAGCCTGAGCCTCGATGAGTTCACCGACGCGGCGGCCGAAGCGGCGCAGTACGACGGGAACGTCGTCGGACTGCCGCACACGGCCGAAACCGTCGCCCTCCTCTACAACAAGGAGTACGTGGACGAAGCGCCGGAAACCGTCGCGGACATGAAGGCCGTGATGGAGGAGCACCACGACCCGAGCAACAACCAGTACGGGCTGGGGATGCCCTTCGCTGACCCCTACTTCCTGAGCGCGTGGGCGCACGCGTTCGGCGGCTACTACTTCGACCACTCGAAGGACGAACCGCTCGGCGTCGCGAAGTCCGAAACCGTCGAGGGCGTCCAGTTCGCGGTGGACAACTTCGTGCCGTACATGCCGAACGACCCCACGTACGAACCGCAGGCGTCCGCCTTCGCGGAGGGTAACGCCGCGTTCGCCATCAACGGCCCGTGGTACCTCTCGACGCTCAACGAGAAGGGCGTCGACTACGGCATCGCGAAACTGCCGACGCCCGAGGGCGGCGAACCGAGGCCCTACACGGGAATCACCCTCTGGTACTTCTCGAAGAAGATGGGCGAGGGCGGCGCGTCCGCCGCGGCGGCCCGCGAGTTCATCGAGTGGTACGTCACGAACGAGGACCTGCTTCGGAAGCGCGCCGAGGAGACGGGGAGCATCCCCGTCCTGACGAGTCTCGCCGAGAGCGGCGACCTGCCGGAGAACGTGCAGGGCTTCGCCGAGGCGGTCCAGCAGGGCTACCCGATGCCCGCGCACCCGAAGATGAACAAGGTGTGGGACCCCGTGAAGGCCGCGCTGACGAAGGGGTTCAACGGGAAGGACGTCCAGAAGGCGATGGATGCGGCCGCGACGGAAATCCGCGGAAACTGGGAGTAA
- a CDS encoding carbohydrate ABC transporter permease, with amino-acid sequence MSTASRVARRVKEVPFLDKSDVSLLFVLPGLFVFSAFMLFPVLYLLGISFTNAAPANLFAGEGALSVLTFGEAAFVGLENYTQVLFGGTFDVVLFGETLLTLPINGQFWNSFGVTWLFVATSVTLKITLSLTIALVVTGERVRGKRFMRSLIILPMGLPAIFTITVWRGIFSSAEFGLANQILAALGLETVSWLSNRWMAFLAYNVTEAWLAYPFMVIITVSALQDVPDELHEAAMVDGAGYVARFFHVTLPSIKKPVLFASILTAAASFQQFLIPFVFNEGGPARQNELIVVYGYREALSFSQYGRGAAISLIAVLFIGAFMWLNVKRGRLADGVNEA; translated from the coding sequence ATGAGTACTGCTTCACGCGTTGCACGCCGCGTCAAGGAGGTTCCGTTCCTCGACAAGAGCGACGTGTCGCTCCTCTTCGTCCTGCCGGGACTGTTCGTCTTCTCGGCGTTCATGCTGTTTCCGGTGCTGTACCTGCTCGGCATCTCCTTTACGAACGCCGCGCCCGCGAACCTGTTCGCCGGCGAAGGCGCACTGTCGGTGCTGACGTTCGGAGAGGCGGCGTTCGTCGGCTTGGAGAACTACACACAGGTGCTGTTCGGCGGCACGTTCGACGTCGTGTTGTTCGGCGAGACGCTCCTTACCCTGCCGATAAACGGCCAGTTTTGGAACTCCTTCGGCGTGACGTGGCTGTTCGTCGCCACGAGCGTCACGCTGAAGATCACGCTGAGTCTGACGATCGCCTTGGTCGTGACCGGCGAACGGGTCCGCGGCAAGCGGTTCATGCGTTCGCTCATCATCCTCCCGATGGGGCTGCCCGCCATCTTCACCATCACCGTCTGGCGCGGCATCTTCAGTTCCGCCGAGTTCGGGCTCGCGAACCAGATTCTCGCCGCGCTCGGGTTGGAGACGGTGTCGTGGCTCAGTAACCGGTGGATGGCGTTCCTCGCCTACAACGTCACGGAGGCGTGGTTGGCCTACCCGTTCATGGTCATCATCACCGTCAGCGCGCTTCAGGACGTGCCCGACGAACTCCACGAGGCGGCGATGGTCGACGGCGCGGGCTACGTCGCTCGCTTCTTCCACGTCACCCTTCCCTCCATCAAGAAGCCGGTGCTGTTCGCGTCGATTCTGACCGCGGCGGCGTCGTTCCAGCAGTTCCTCATCCCCTTCGTGTTCAACGAGGGCGGACCGGCGCGGCAGAACGAACTCATCGTCGTGTACGGCTACCGCGAGGCGTTGTCGTTCTCGCAGTACGGTCGCGGGGCGGCGATAAGCCTCATCGCCGTCCTGTTCATCGGCGCGTTCATGTGGTTGAACGTCAAGCGCGGACGACTCGCAGACGGGGTGAACGAAGCGTGA
- a CDS encoding sugar ABC transporter permease — protein MSLFDGVARKLKEDTLTVVSAPLEVARDAAYTVEGVRNGEISPVEPLKTTGATLGALVGVLLLLFPIYWILIAALSGTGGSIYSSSGLKLFPESPSLVPFLWVVGDLIIPAYSISLNVPLSDIAVVFNTPQVVFLDVSALKPGTVGRIAFGSTELFPGFGVQPVENPSTFKKFFWNSLTVAIPTVIISMCLVVPAAYALSRREFILRRKILFVYVLMTQVGSGLGIALLIGLYTVYVQFGINDNKLALAVYYAATAVPFNTWLLKTYMDGIPVSYEEAAVVDGAPPWRVVTEVIVPLSAAGLATVFIFTFLTGWTEFVVAQTLLGTENYTLPVGLFSLISEYSIPWARFSAFALTFAAPIMLVYLFAQRYIEGGLSFSGMEG, from the coding sequence GTGAGCCTCTTCGACGGCGTCGCACGGAAGTTGAAGGAGGACACGCTCACCGTCGTCTCCGCACCCCTCGAAGTCGCCCGCGACGCGGCGTACACCGTCGAGGGCGTCCGCAACGGCGAGATATCGCCCGTCGAACCGCTGAAGACGACGGGCGCGACGCTCGGCGCACTCGTCGGCGTCCTGTTGCTCCTGTTTCCCATCTACTGGATACTCATCGCGGCGCTCTCGGGGACCGGCGGCTCCATCTACTCCTCCAGCGGTCTGAAACTGTTCCCGGAGAGTCCGTCCTTGGTGCCGTTCCTCTGGGTCGTCGGCGACCTGATAATCCCGGCGTACAGCATCTCGCTGAACGTTCCGTTGAGCGATATCGCCGTCGTGTTCAACACGCCGCAGGTGGTGTTCCTCGACGTGAGCGCGCTGAAACCGGGGACGGTCGGGCGAATCGCGTTCGGTTCGACCGAACTGTTCCCCGGGTTCGGCGTCCAACCCGTCGAGAACCCCTCGACGTTCAAGAAGTTCTTCTGGAACAGCCTCACCGTGGCGATTCCGACGGTCATCATCTCGATGTGTCTGGTCGTCCCGGCGGCATACGCCCTCTCGCGGCGGGAGTTCATCCTCCGCCGGAAGATTCTGTTCGTCTACGTGCTGATGACGCAGGTGGGGAGCGGACTCGGCATCGCCCTCCTCATCGGACTGTACACGGTGTACGTCCAGTTCGGCATCAACGACAACAAACTCGCACTCGCCGTCTACTACGCGGCGACGGCGGTGCCGTTCAACACGTGGCTCTTGAAGACGTACATGGACGGCATCCCCGTCTCCTACGAGGAGGCGGCGGTGGTGGACGGCGCGCCGCCGTGGCGCGTCGTCACCGAAGTCATCGTCCCCCTGTCTGCGGCGGGACTGGCGACGGTGTTCATCTTCACCTTCCTGACGGGGTGGACGGAGTTCGTCGTCGCCCAAACCCTCCTCGGCACGGAGAACTACACGCTCCCGGTCGGGTTGTTCTCGCTGATAAGCGAGTACTCCATCCCGTGGGCGCGGTTCTCGGCGTTCGCGCTCACGTTCGCCGCGCCCATCATGCTCGTGTACCTGTTCGCCCAACGGTACATCGAGGGCGGCCTCTCGTTCAGCGGGATGGAAGGCTGA
- a CDS encoding 50S ribosomal protein L15e, with product MARSFYSHIKEAWKQPGDGKLAELQWQRKQEWRDQGAIERIERPTRLDKARELGYKAKQGIVVARVSVRKGNARKQRHKAGRRSKRQGVNRIGRRKSIQRIAEERASRKFPNLRVLASYWVGEDGSQKWHEVILVDPEHPAIQSDDELNWICSDDHKGRAFRGLTNSGKSNRGLRKRGKGSEHTRPSVGSNRRRGK from the coding sequence ATGGCACGAAGCTTCTACTCTCACATCAAGGAGGCATGGAAGCAGCCCGGCGACGGCAAACTCGCCGAGCTGCAGTGGCAGCGAAAGCAGGAGTGGCGCGACCAAGGCGCGATAGAGCGCATCGAGCGTCCGACGCGCCTCGACAAGGCCCGCGAACTCGGCTACAAGGCAAAGCAGGGCATCGTCGTCGCGCGCGTCTCCGTCCGCAAGGGTAACGCGCGCAAGCAGCGCCACAAGGCCGGACGCCGGTCGAAGCGGCAGGGCGTCAACCGCATCGGTCGCCGCAAGAGCATCCAGCGCATCGCCGAGGAACGCGCCTCGCGGAAGTTCCCGAACCTGCGCGTCCTCGCGTCGTACTGGGTCGGCGAAGACGGCTCCCAGAAGTGGCACGAAGTGATTCTCGTGGACCCCGAGCACCCCGCCATCCAGAGCGACGACGAACTCAACTGGATCTGCAGCGACGACCACAAGGGCCGCGCCTTCCGCGGTCTGACGAACTCGGGCAAGTCGAACCGCGGCCTCCGCAAGCGCGGGAAGGGTTCGGAACACACCCGTCCCAGCGTCGGCAGCAACCGCCGCCGCGGCAAGTAA
- a CDS encoding CPBP family intramembrane glutamic endopeptidase, whose amino-acid sequence MTMRSPTDASAGSGGTDAGGGSYLRRAGALLGLGLVGVASLGATIALTGALPVVPGLSTLAVLFLSLVAPTTFLLLAVLVGTRAASLVGLRSLVADRVTHGTPVLPELGDIAPYAIGAGAAVGLLLASLDVVFAPLGATPAVEGRPTFLQVFASVPVRFLYGGITEELILRWGVLSAVAWVGWRATGGVRKPGPTVMWPAIGITALLFGLGHLPAVAGIGTLTPSVVARTVLLNALGGVVYGWFAWRYHLEAAMLAHAGTHVVFVTLSLLVVVLS is encoded by the coding sequence ATGACGATGCGCTCGCCCACCGACGCGTCCGCCGGGTCCGGCGGAACCGACGCCGGCGGCGGGTCGTATCTGCGGCGCGCGGGTGCGCTCCTCGGGTTGGGGCTCGTCGGCGTCGCCTCCCTCGGGGCGACCATCGCGCTCACGGGTGCGCTCCCCGTCGTGCCCGGACTCTCGACGCTCGCGGTGTTATTTCTCTCCTTGGTCGCTCCGACGACGTTTCTCCTCCTCGCCGTCCTCGTCGGGACGCGGGCGGCTTCCCTCGTCGGCCTTCGCTCCCTCGTCGCCGACCGGGTGACCCACGGAACGCCGGTGCTCCCCGAACTCGGCGATATCGCCCCCTACGCTATCGGCGCGGGTGCGGCCGTCGGCCTCCTGTTGGCGTCGCTGGACGTCGTCTTCGCGCCGTTGGGGGCGACGCCCGCGGTGGAGGGGCGGCCGACGTTCCTTCAAGTGTTCGCGTCGGTGCCCGTCCGGTTCCTCTACGGCGGCATCACCGAGGAACTCATCCTCCGGTGGGGGGTGCTCTCGGCCGTCGCGTGGGTGGGCTGGCGCGCCACCGGCGGCGTCCGCAAACCTGGACCGACCGTGATGTGGCCCGCCATCGGCATCACCGCCCTCCTGTTCGGTCTGGGCCACCTCCCGGCGGTGGCGGGCATCGGGACGCTCACGCCGTCCGTCGTCGCCCGGACGGTGCTTTTGAACGCCCTCGGCGGCGTCGTCTACGGGTGGTTCGCGTGGCGGTACCACCTCGAAGCCGCCATGCTGGCGCACGCCGGAACCCACGTCGTCTTCGTGACGCTTTCGCTGTTGGTCGTCGTGCTCTCCTGA
- a CDS encoding rhodanese-like domain-containing protein, with translation MVPETTPDELASKLDADGETDLTVLDIRDPSSYDEGHVAGAENVPAQRLSAETLDREWGDEVVVACYVGKSSRRVASILDSRLDADVSSLSGGFDAWDGPTESADD, from the coding sequence ATGGTACCCGAGACGACTCCCGACGAACTGGCGTCGAAACTCGACGCCGACGGAGAGACCGACCTCACCGTCCTCGACATCCGAGACCCTTCGTCGTACGACGAGGGCCACGTCGCGGGCGCGGAGAACGTCCCCGCCCAGCGACTCTCGGCGGAGACGCTTGACCGCGAGTGGGGCGACGAGGTGGTCGTCGCCTGCTACGTCGGCAAGAGTTCTCGGCGCGTCGCTTCGATACTCGATTCGCGCCTCGACGCCGACGTCTCCAGTCTCAGCGGCGGGTTCGACGCGTGGGACGGTCCCACGGAGTCGGCGGACGACTGA
- the ubaA gene encoding SAMP-activating enzyme E1 — MPLSLDSTQLDRYSRHIIMDEVGPEGQERLLDSRVLVVGAGGLGSPVVQYLAGAGVGTLGIVDDDAVERSNLQRQVVHGDDDVGRPKVESAADFVANLNPDVTVETYETRLEKSNVSEVVPGYDVVVDASDNFPTRYLLNDFCRLREIPVAHGAIYKFEGQATTLVPDGPCYRCLFPEAPEPGTVPDCATTGVLGVLPGTLGCLQATEAAKLVLDVGEPLVGRILFYDAMDATFETVQYRRNPDCPVCGDDPIDSVTDVEYADACAVSR; from the coding sequence ATGCCCCTCTCGCTCGACTCCACGCAGTTGGACAGGTACTCCCGGCACATCATCATGGACGAAGTCGGCCCGGAGGGACAGGAACGACTCCTCGACTCGCGCGTCCTCGTCGTCGGCGCGGGCGGACTCGGGTCGCCCGTCGTCCAGTACTTGGCGGGCGCGGGCGTCGGCACCCTCGGCATCGTCGACGACGACGCCGTCGAACGGAGCAACCTCCAGCGACAGGTCGTCCACGGCGACGACGACGTCGGCCGGCCGAAAGTCGAGAGCGCCGCCGACTTCGTGGCGAACCTCAACCCCGACGTGACCGTCGAGACGTACGAGACGCGACTCGAGAAATCGAACGTCTCCGAGGTGGTTCCGGGCTACGACGTGGTGGTGGACGCCTCCGACAACTTCCCGACGCGCTACCTCCTCAACGACTTCTGTCGCCTCCGGGAGATTCCGGTCGCCCACGGGGCGATATACAAGTTCGAGGGACAGGCGACGACGCTCGTCCCCGACGGCCCCTGTTACCGGTGTCTGTTCCCCGAAGCGCCCGAACCGGGCACCGTCCCCGACTGCGCGACGACGGGCGTCCTCGGCGTCCTGCCGGGGACGCTCGGCTGTCTGCAGGCGACGGAAGCCGCGAAACTCGTCCTCGACGTCGGCGAACCCCTCGTCGGCCGCATCCTCTTCTACGACGCGATGGACGCGACGTTCGAGACGGTACAGTACCGGCGGAACCCCGACTGCCCCGTCTGCGGCGACGACCCCATCGACTCCGTGACGGACGTCGAGTACGCGGACGCCTGCGCGGTGTCGCGGTAG